A stretch of the Malus domestica chromosome 08, GDT2T_hap1 genome encodes the following:
- the LOC103440210 gene encoding rop guanine nucleotide exchange factor 1-like isoform X2, with product MGSIGVSTEDDELEQLSERFDGYSLSADVSESESSSGFSCRQYGRQAPAASASLTSLPPSGPDFADIFYSQRPPMQFVLPAVGGQHVVLPPSMTEKPRTKLSEVELMKERFAKLLLGEDMSGGGKGVCTALAISNAITNLSATVFGELWKLEPLAPQKKAMWCREMDWLLSVSDSIVELIPSVQDFPGGGTFEVMVTRPRSDLYVNLPALKKLDAMLLSILDGFHDSEFYYVDRGIIVPDSDDGALSLSSGRPSTRQEEKWWLPFPKVPSNGLSENVRKTLQQCRECTNQILKAAMAINSSVLAEMETPDAYLESLPKSGKACLGEIIYRFIAADRFSPECLLDYLDLSSEYTTLEIANRIEAAAHIWKQKHVKPHLTRVNSAKSSWGGKVKGFVSDIEKSKLLGYRTDTLLQNLKRRFPGLPQTALDMNKIQYNRDVGQSILESYSRVMERIAFNIMARIDDLLYVDDATKQRAAAESMSLYDQGRIGGTLPKQKRISPSPFSIHRTSSITLPALDPAVNQIGRSPGGRTHNKQTTKNNFSDAVEDKLEKLIF from the exons ATGGGGAGCATCGGCGTCTCGACCGAGGATGATGAGTTGGAGCAGTTGAGCGAGCGCTTCGACGGTTACAGCTTGAGTGCCGACGTCAGCGAGTCCGAAAGCTCCAGTGGCTTTTCCTGTCGGCAGTACGGTCGCCAAGCTCCTGCTGCTTCCGCTTCTCTCACTTCTTTGCCTCCATCTGGACCCGACTTCGCTGACATTTTTTATTCTCAGCGGCCGCCCATGCAGTTTGTTTTGCCGGCGGTAGGTGGACAACATGTCGTCCTTCCGCCGTCTATGACGGAGAAACCCCGGACCAAGTTGTCCG AAGTTGAATTGATGAAGGAGCGGTTTGCAAAGCTTCTGCTTGGAGAAGATATGTCCGGCGGAGGCAAGGGAGTCTGTACTGCGCTTGCTATTTCCAATGCAATCACAAATCTTTCTG CCACCGTATTTGGGGAGTTGTGGAAGTTGGAGCCTCTGGCTCCCCAGAAGAAGGCAATGTGGTGCCGAGAGATGGATTGGCTTTTGTCTGTAAGTGATTCTATTGTTGAGCTCATACCATCAGTACAAGATTTCCCTGGTGGTGGGACCTTTGAGGTTATGGTCACTCGGCCACGCTCTGATCTGTATGTAAACCTCCCGGCACTCAAGAAACTGGATGCAATGCTGCTTAGCATTCTTGACGGATTCCACGATTCTGAGTTTTACTATGTTGACCGAGGAATAATTGTTCCTGATTCTGATGATGGTGCCTTGTCTCTCTCTTCCGGCAGACCATCTACTAGGCAAGAAGAGAAATGGTGGCTTCCATTCCCTAAGGTCCCCTCAAATGGTCTGTCGGAAAATGTCAGAAAGACTTTGCAACAGTGTCGGGAATGCACAAATCAGATCCTTAAGGCTGCAATGGCCATCAATAGTAGTGTGCTAGCTGAAATGGAAACCCCAGATGCTTACTTGGAGAGTTTACCCAAG AGTGGGAAAGCTTGTTTAGGCGAAATCATTTACCGTTTTATAGCTGCTGATCGGTTTTCCCCAGAATGTCTTCTTGATTACTTGGACCTCTCATCAGAATACACCACTCTAGAAATAGCAAACAGGATTGAGGCTGCCGCACACATTTGGAAGCAGAAGCATGTGAAACCCCATCTAACTCGTGTAAATTCTGCAAAGTCATCCTGGGGTGGAAAGGTCAAAGGCTTTGTCAGTGACATAGAAAAGAGTAAGCTTCTCGGATATAGGACGGATACCCTCTTACAGAATCTGAAGAGACGGTTCCCTGGCCTCCCACAGACTGCTCTGGACATGAACAAGATTCAGTACAACAGG GATGTGGGGCAGTCAATCCTTGAGAGCTACTCTAGGGTGATGGAACGCATAGCCTTCAACATAATGGCGAGGATAGATGATCTACTATACGTAGACGATGCCACCAAACAGCGGGCAGCTGCAGAGTCTATGTCCCTGTATGACCAGGGAAGGATTGGTGGCACATTGCCAAAACAGAAGCGGATATCACCCAGTCCCTTCTCAATTCACCGTACCTCTTCAATTACATTGCCAGCATTGGATCCTGCTGTGAATCAGATAGGTAGAAGCCCCGGTGGAAGGACACataataaacaaacaacgaagAATAATTTCAGCGACGCGGTGGAAGACAAATTAGAAAAATTAATCTTCTGA
- the LOC103440210 gene encoding rop guanine nucleotide exchange factor 1-like isoform X1 — translation MGSTGVSSEDDELEQLSERSDNYSLSADVSESESSSGFSSRQYGRQAPAASASLTSSRPTGPDFADICNSQQPPMQFVLPAVGGRRVVLPPSMTEKPQTKLSEVELMKERFAKLLLGEDMSGGGKGVCTALAISNAITNLSATVFGELWKLEPLAPQKKAMWCREMDWLLSVSDSIVELIPSVQDFPGGGTFEVMVTRPRSDLYVNLPALKKLDAMLLSILDGFHDSEFYYVDRGIIVPDSDDGALSLSSGRPSTRQEEKWWLPFPKVPSNGLSENVRKTLQQCRECTNQILKAAMAINSSVLAEMETPDAYLESLPKSGKACLGEIIYRFIAADRFSPECLLDYLDLSSEYTTLEIANRIEAAAHIWKQKHVKPHLTRVNSAKSSWGGKVKGFVSDIEKSKLLGYRTDTLLQNLKRRFPGLPQTALDMNKIQYNRDVGQSILESYSRVMERIAFNIMARIDDLLYVDDATKQRAAAESMSLYDQGRIGGTLPKQKRISPSPFSIHRTSSITLPALDPAVNQIGRSPGGRTHNKQTTKNNFSDAVEDKLEKLIF, via the exons ATGGGGAGCACCGGCGTCTCGTCCGAGGATGATGAGTTGGAGCAGTTGAGCGAGCGCTCCGACAATTACAGCTTGAGTGCCGACGTCAGTGAGTCCGAAAGCTCCAGTGGCTTTTCCTCTCGGCAGTACGGTCGCCAAGCTCCTGCTGCTTCCGCTTCTCTCACTTCTTCGCGTCCAACTGGACCCGACTTCGCTGACATTTGTAATTCTCAGCAGCCGCCCATGCAGTTTGTTTTGCCGGCGGTAGGTGGACGACGTGTCGTCCTTCCGCCGTCTATGACGGAGAAACCCCAGACCAAGTTGTCCG AAGTTGAATTGATGAAGGAGCGGTTTGCAAAGCTTCTGCTTGGAGAAGATATGTCCGGCGGAGGCAAGGGAGTCTGTACTGCGCTTGCTATTTCCAATGCAATCACAAATCTTTCTG CCACCGTATTTGGGGAGTTGTGGAAGTTGGAGCCTCTGGCTCCCCAGAAGAAGGCAATGTGGTGCCGAGAGATGGATTGGCTTTTGTCTGTAAGTGATTCTATTGTTGAGCTCATACCATCAGTACAAGATTTCCCTGGTGGTGGGACCTTTGAGGTTATGGTCACTCGGCCACGCTCTGATCTGTATGTAAACCTCCCGGCACTCAAGAAACTGGATGCAATGCTGCTTAGCATTCTTGACGGATTCCACGATTCTGAGTTTTACTATGTTGACCGAGGAATAATTGTTCCTGATTCTGATGATGGTGCCTTGTCTCTCTCTTCCGGCAGACCATCTACTAGGCAAGAAGAGAAATGGTGGCTTCCATTCCCTAAGGTCCCCTCAAATGGTCTGTCGGAAAATGTCAGAAAGACTTTGCAACAGTGTCGGGAATGCACAAATCAGATCCTTAAGGCTGCAATGGCCATCAATAGTAGTGTGCTAGCTGAAATGGAAACCCCAGATGCTTACTTGGAGAGTTTACCCAAG AGTGGGAAAGCTTGTTTAGGCGAAATCATTTACCGTTTTATAGCTGCTGATCGGTTTTCCCCAGAATGTCTTCTTGATTACTTGGACCTCTCATCAGAATACACCACTCTAGAAATAGCAAACAGGATTGAGGCTGCCGCACACATTTGGAAGCAGAAGCATGTGAAACCCCATCTAACTCGTGTAAATTCTGCAAAGTCATCCTGGGGTGGAAAGGTCAAAGGCTTTGTCAGTGACATAGAAAAGAGTAAGCTTCTCGGATATAGGACGGATACCCTCTTACAGAATCTGAAGAGACGGTTCCCTGGCCTCCCACAGACTGCTCTGGACATGAACAAGATTCAGTACAACAGG GATGTGGGGCAGTCAATCCTTGAGAGCTACTCTAGGGTGATGGAACGCATAGCCTTCAACATAATGGCGAGGATAGATGATCTACTATACGTAGACGATGCCACCAAACAGCGGGCAGCTGCAGAGTCTATGTCCCTGTATGACCAGGGAAGGATTGGTGGCACATTGCCAAAACAGAAGCGGATATCACCCAGTCCCTTCTCAATTCACCGTACCTCTTCAATTACATTGCCAGCATTGGATCCTGCTGTGAATCAGATAGGTAGAAGCCCCGGTGGAAGGACACataataaacaaacaacgaagAATAATTTCAGCGACGCGGTGGAAGACAAATTAGAAAAATTAATCTTCTGA